A window of the Lactuca sativa cultivar Salinas chromosome 7, Lsat_Salinas_v11, whole genome shotgun sequence genome harbors these coding sequences:
- the LOC111901034 gene encoding uncharacterized protein LOC111901034: MENTLTSLTKKHTTYVQRQDIFQALLQHNSNGELRRGSINDVAALFGVSKRTVSRIWNRAKLQVENGSIIDFSSKKLKVVGRKRVQLDLNQVSQIPLRRRTTIQSIAKSLGIAKSTLHRRIKEGDLRPHTNAIKPDLTDANKTKRLEFCLSMITRSLPNSNTTFHDMFNVIHIDEKWFYISRSSKRYYLVPGEDEPLRTCKSKKFITKVMFLAAVARPRFDALGNEIFSGKIGIFPLTTKEPAKCSSKNRVAGTLETNPILSVTKEITRSWLIEKVLPAIKAKWPPNHTGPIFIQQDNAKPHIDVNDSEFLEASSQDGFDIRLCFQPPNSPDLNVLDLGFFRAI; the protein is encoded by the coding sequence ATGGAGAACACTTTAACTTCATTGACTAAAAAACACACAACCTATGTCCAACGTCAAGATATATTTCAAGCCTTGTTGCAGCACAATTCTAATGGAGAGCTAAGAAGGGGTTCCATAAATGATGTAGCTGCACTTTTCGGAGTTTCTAAACGCACCGTAAGTCGTATTTGGAATCGGGCTAAACTTCAAGTGGAGAATGGATCAATAATTGATTTTTCTTCAAAGAAGCTAAAAGTTGTTGGGCGAAAAAGGGTTCAACTCGATTTGAATCAAGTTTCACAAATTCCATTACGTCGTCGAACTACCATTCAGTCTATTGCAAAGTCATTAGGTATTGCAAAATCAACTTTGCATAGACGAATAAAAGAAGGTGACCTTAGACCACACACAAATGCTATCAAGCCGGACCTTACCGATGCAAATAAAACAAAGAGGTTAGAATTTTGTTTATCTATGATCACTCGGTCATTACCTAATTCTAATACCACATTCCATGATATGTTTAATGTCATCCACATTGATGAAAAGTGGTTTTACATATCAAGATCATCAAAACGATACTACCTCGTTCCCGGTGAGGATGAACCGTTGAGAACATGTAAAAGTAAAAAGTTCATTACAAAAGTCATGTTTCTCGCAGCGGTTGCTCGGCCAAGATTTGATGCCTTAGGAAATGAAATTTTTTCCGGAAAGATTGGCATCTTCCCACTTACAACAAAAGAACCCGCTAAGTGTTCAAGCAAGAACCGTGTTGCGGGAACATTGGAGACAAACCCAATTTTATCGGTTACTAAAGAAATAACGAGGTCGtggttgattgaaaaagttttacCCGCTATTAAAGCTAAATGGCCACCAAACCATACTGGTCCAATATTCATTCAACAGGATAATGCAAAACCTCATATTGATGTCAATGATAGCGAATTTCTTGAAGCATCGTCTCAAGATGGGTTTGATATTCGACTTTGTTTTCAGCCCCCAAATAGTCCAGATTTAAATGTGTTGGACCTTGGGTTTTTTCGGGCCATTTAA